The proteins below are encoded in one region of Nitrospirota bacterium:
- a CDS encoding response regulator, giving the protein MLEVQNSCELLEALADNANAVIYIKDTLGKYIMVNRRFVEIFKKSKETVSGKTDREVFGSSYGEPFHISDLRVIEKGGPEETEETIHHPHGSATYLTTRFPLFNKSQAIYAVCGISIDITKRKQAEEERIRSGISSEGTCRVKNAFLANMSHEIRTPLNGIIGMTELVLDTNLDPDQREYMMMVKNSSGYLLGILNSILDFSRIEAGRIEIDEVDFDLVSMISDIVEPFLVQAMKKGIRLSTVISKDVPVLLKGDVGRLKQVFVNLLGNALKFTESGNIELKVGVAPATLNKRVFPTVSDKETRLLFSVSDTGIGIPKENYELIFDSFTQGEVFMTKKYEGTGLGLAIVKKVLYMLGGDIWVESEPGKGSSFYFTARFSLQRAVAVTLPHIEKTEVKSKRILVVDSNPLSMPGLAEMIKSDGFVVNTAPNGQSAISILSKPEARFDGVVLDFQLIDTDGFDLARKIKSELGLHSVKIIMLVSAGLIGDATMCREIGVSGYLVKPIYKSDLVAVLSIAIERGDDPGAPLITRHTVRELRGPQNILVAEDNLVNQTLAVRLLQKRGYTPSIAENGREVLDLLSKQSFDLILMDVQMPEMDGLEATRSIRNIKDAKMNSRIPIIAMTAHALKGDMELCLAAGMNDYISKPLRADDLYKLIEKYIAFGHKEPEPQAIQDSPVFKASTVSEKLPLSLQTPMATQQLSTRTSAKSLYIKETLERLKFDEESLRDIWTTFVSDAPKQMAILTELYDTGDISSLKPQVRLIKNMSVKIGATALKSESFRMELALRKISEDFSYAEKATVLYFMERLRIELDIVLRDIKTNLAKPAGTIA; this is encoded by the coding sequence ATGTTAGAAGTACAGAATAGCTGTGAACTGCTTGAGGCACTTGCAGATAACGCTAATGCTGTCATTTACATTAAAGACACACTCGGCAAATATATTATGGTTAACCGCCGCTTTGTGGAAATATTCAAAAAATCAAAAGAAACAGTTTCAGGAAAAACGGACAGAGAGGTTTTTGGCTCCTCATACGGAGAGCCGTTTCACATTAGTGACTTAAGGGTTATCGAAAAAGGAGGTCCGGAGGAAACCGAGGAAACCATACATCACCCTCATGGTTCAGCCACATATCTTACCACAAGGTTCCCGCTATTTAATAAATCACAGGCCATATATGCAGTGTGTGGAATTTCCATTGATATAACTAAAAGAAAACAGGCGGAGGAGGAACGAATCAGGTCAGGGATTTCATCAGAAGGCACATGCAGGGTAAAAAACGCATTCTTAGCCAATATGAGTCATGAAATCCGTACCCCCTTAAACGGGATAATTGGAATGACCGAGCTTGTACTGGATACCAACCTGGATCCGGACCAAAGAGAGTATATGATGATGGTAAAAAACTCCTCCGGTTATTTACTTGGCATTTTAAACAGCATTCTTGATTTTTCCAGAATAGAAGCCGGCAGAATTGAAATTGACGAGGTTGATTTTGATCTTGTATCAATGATAAGCGATATTGTTGAGCCGTTTTTAGTTCAAGCTATGAAAAAGGGGATAAGGCTAAGTACCGTGATTTCAAAAGACGTACCTGTGTTACTTAAGGGAGATGTCGGACGGTTAAAACAGGTGTTTGTCAATCTGCTGGGGAATGCACTGAAGTTTACAGAAAGCGGCAACATAGAGTTAAAAGTCGGTGTTGCCCCTGCAACTTTAAACAAGAGAGTTTTTCCTACGGTATCAGACAAAGAGACTCGTCTGCTGTTTTCTGTATCCGATACAGGGATAGGAATACCAAAGGAAAATTATGAATTGATATTTGACAGTTTTACGCAGGGCGAGGTTTTTATGACCAAAAAGTACGAGGGAACGGGACTTGGACTTGCGATAGTGAAAAAGGTTTTGTATATGTTAGGCGGTGATATATGGGTAGAAAGCGAGCCCGGCAAAGGCAGCTCGTTTTATTTTACAGCACGATTTTCACTGCAAAGGGCAGTAGCCGTAACACTGCCACATATTGAAAAGACAGAGGTCAAAAGCAAACGCATTCTGGTTGTGGACAGTAATCCGCTCTCGATGCCGGGGCTTGCAGAAATGATAAAAAGCGATGGATTTGTTGTTAATACTGCACCAAACGGCCAAAGCGCTATCAGCATACTTAGTAAACCGGAGGCAAGGTTTGATGGAGTTGTTTTAGATTTTCAACTGATCGACACAGACGGATTTGATTTGGCAAGGAAAATAAAATCAGAGCTTGGGCTTCACTCAGTTAAGATAATAATGCTTGTGTCTGCGGGATTAATAGGTGATGCGACCATGTGCCGGGAAATCGGGGTGTCAGGGTATTTGGTTAAGCCAATATACAAGTCCGATTTGGTGGCGGTGCTGAGTATTGCAATAGAGAGAGGGGATGATCCTGGCGCACCGCTTATTACACGCCACACTGTGCGTGAGTTAAGAGGGCCTCAAAATATTTTGGTTGCTGAGGACAATTTAGTAAATCAAACACTTGCCGTCAGACTTCTGCAGAAACGGGGCTACACTCCTTCTATAGCTGAAAACGGGCGTGAGGTTTTGGACCTATTGTCAAAGCAAAGCTTCGATCTTATCCTAATGGACGTACAGATGCCTGAGATGGATGGTTTAGAGGCAACGCGTTCCATAAGAAACATAAAAGATGCTAAGATGAATTCCAGAATCCCAATCATAGCCATGACCGCTCATGCACTCAAAGGGGACATGGAGCTCTGTCTGGCAGCCGGTATGAATGACTATATCTCAAAACCGCTCAGGGCTGATGATTTATATAAACTGATTGAAAAATATATCGCCTTTGGCCATAAAGAACCGGAGCCACAGGCAATACAAGACTCACCTGTCTTCAAAGCCTCCACAGTTTCGGAAAAACTTCCCTTATCCTTACAAACCCCCATGGCAACCCAGCAGCTATCAACAAGGACCTCTGCTAAGTCATTGTACATAAAGGAAACTCTTGAGCGTCTTAAGTTTGACGAGGAGTCTCTCCGGGATATATGGACTACATTTGTAAGTGATGCGCCAAAACAGATGGCAATTCTGACAGAATTATATGACACAGGAGACATATCCAGCCTTAAACCACAAGTGCGTTTGATTAAAAATATGTCTGTAAAAATAGGTGCCACAGCCCTTAAGAGTGAGTCTTTCAGGATGGAGCTGGCTCTCAGAAAAATCAGTGAAGATTTCAGTTATGCAGAGAAAGCAACGGTTTTATATTTTATGGAAAGACTCAGGATTGAGCTCGATATAGTTCTAAGGGATATAAAAACAAACCTTGCAAAACCAGCAGGCACAATCGCTTAA
- a CDS encoding serine/threonine protein phosphatase has product MQNNSLFVITYVVGFKRQIAIGDIHGCYDVTVELVEKVVCFDPGSDQLIFIGDYIDRGPDSKKVVSYVSALKNKYPQQIVLLAGNHEYLALEAFKLRTTNHVQLWFINGGISTIQSYGSYEAAQSALVPFVETLEFYYETEDFIFVHGGIPIGDTVTTATPKSLLWERNYAIYHGKSAIVGHTPHKKVHKYKHAIVIDTGAVFYGKLSGYDVVNDKVYEAVDAVIAKNPRG; this is encoded by the coding sequence TTGCAAAATAATTCGTTATTTGTTATAACATATGTGGTGGGTTTTAAAAGACAAATAGCTATCGGGGACATTCACGGCTGCTATGATGTTACAGTGGAGCTTGTGGAAAAGGTGGTATGTTTTGACCCTGGCTCTGATCAGTTGATATTCATAGGAGACTATATAGACCGTGGCCCGGATAGCAAGAAGGTGGTCAGCTACGTCTCAGCGTTGAAAAACAAATACCCGCAGCAGATTGTATTACTTGCCGGCAATCACGAGTACCTCGCCCTTGAAGCCTTTAAACTCAGAACTACAAATCACGTACAGTTGTGGTTTATAAACGGGGGAATCAGCACTATTCAAAGTTACGGCAGCTATGAAGCCGCCCAGAGTGCACTCGTTCCTTTTGTTGAAACTCTTGAGTTTTATTATGAAACTGAGGATTTTATCTTTGTCCATGGCGGCATTCCTATCGGGGATACGGTTACAACGGCAACTCCTAAATCATTGCTTTGGGAAAGAAACTACGCCATCTATCACGGTAAAAGTGCCATAGTAGGCCATACTCCTCATAAAAAGGTGCATAAGTACAAGCATGCTATAGTAATAGATACCGGAGCAGTGTTCTATGGTAAACTCTCTGGCTATGATGTTGTCAATGACAAAGTTTACGAGGCTGTTGATGCAGTGATTGCAAAAAACCCCAGGGGATAG